Proteins co-encoded in one Candidatus Tectomicrobia bacterium genomic window:
- a CDS encoding ABC transporter substrate-binding protein, which yields MSRKIAIFAMALALLASAWPAEAQRLEEPRRIGFLSTGSPGPSSSAIKAFLEGLRGHGWAEGRNIAIEYRWAGESRKSLQDLAAEVARLPVDVIFVRTTPAALALKKTGTKIPVVFVAVSEPIGTGLVASLARPGGNFTGITSINRDLMPKRLELLKEVLPGLARVGHIANPGYAIHQVQVKEMREAARALEMELLVFEARTIPEAERAFAGMAEARVGAFIMQQGPPFLYLRREILGLAARSGLAGMYPASFWTHDGGLISYGANSDDYHRRSAAFVDKILKGAKPGDLPVERPTKLELVINLKTAKALGITIPPEVLQRADRVIR from the coding sequence ATGAGCAGGAAAATCGCCATCTTCGCGATGGCTCTCGCCCTCCTGGCCTCGGCTTGGCCAGCCGAAGCCCAGCGGCTGGAGGAGCCTCGTCGGATCGGATTCCTGTCCACCGGTTCCCCCGGCCCCTCTTCTTCCGCCATCAAGGCGTTCCTCGAAGGGCTGCGGGGGCACGGCTGGGCCGAAGGGCGGAATATCGCCATCGAGTACCGCTGGGCGGGAGAGAGCCGCAAGTCTCTCCAGGACCTCGCGGCTGAGGTGGCCCGCCTGCCGGTGGATGTGATTTTCGTGCGGACCACCCCCGCAGCGCTGGCCCTCAAGAAGACGGGGACGAAGATCCCCGTCGTCTTTGTGGCCGTGAGCGAGCCGATCGGGACCGGCTTGGTGGCCAGCCTGGCGCGTCCGGGGGGCAACTTCACGGGCATCACCTCGATCAACCGTGACTTGATGCCCAAGAGGCTGGAGCTGCTCAAGGAGGTTCTCCCGGGGCTCGCGCGGGTGGGTCATATCGCGAATCCCGGCTATGCAATCCACCAGGTTCAGGTGAAGGAAATGCGGGAGGCGGCCCGGGCACTCGAGATGGAGCTTCTCGTTTTCGAGGCGCGCACCATCCCCGAAGCGGAGCGCGCCTTCGCCGGCATGGCCGAGGCTCGCGTGGGCGCTTTCATCATGCAGCAGGGGCCGCCGTTCCTCTACCTCCGGCGGGAGATCCTCGGCCTGGCCGCCCGCAGCGGCCTGGCTGGAATGTATCCGGCCAGCTTTTGGACGCACGATGGCGGTCTCATCTCCTATGGAGCCAATTCCGATGATTATCATCGGCGTTCGGCGGCCTTCGTGGACAAGATCCTCAAGGGTGCCAAGCCAGGGGATCTCCCCGTCGAGCGGCCGACCAAGTTGGAGCTGGTGATCAACCTCAAGACGGCCAAGGCGCTGGGCATCACGATACCGCCCGAGGTCCTCCAGCGGGCGGACCGGGTGATCCGGTGA
- the rimO gene encoding 30S ribosomal protein S12 methylthiotransferase RimO: MSGLLRIQEKPLVRLAAPGVDGSAPRAALVSLGCAKNTVDSEIMLAALAGAGYRLVGDAAEADVAIVNTCGFIEDAKRESIDAILRVAAHKETGLKTLVVAGCLAERYRGELAQSLPEVDLFIGTREYDRLPELLAAREEGALPAREAFSDTLMDYGRRLPRLLAEPGPSAYLKVAEGCSRPCTFCVIPRFRGRFRSRPLDLVVEEAEALAAAGVREVNLLAQEITSYGTDLGMGFSLAKLLERLNAVEGLRWIRVLYNYPRGVTDELLDAFRELPKVVEYIDMPLQHVSTPVLAAMRRGIDEAGTRELVRRIKERVPGCALRTTMLVGFPGETEADFEKLLAFAGETRFARLGGFVYSPEEGSLAARLPDQVPKKTARARLKRLLALQERIMREDNRALAGTRAEVLVEGMTAEGLLRGRTRHQAPEVDGEVFLHETEAQPGDIIQAEIIGAAGVDLIARGV; encoded by the coding sequence ATGAGCGGTCTGCTGAGAATCCAGGAGAAGCCCCTCGTGCGCCTCGCCGCGCCGGGCGTTGACGGAAGCGCCCCGCGCGCCGCCCTCGTCTCCCTCGGCTGCGCCAAGAACACCGTGGACAGCGAGATCATGCTCGCCGCCCTGGCCGGCGCGGGCTACCGCCTGGTCGGGGACGCCGCCGAGGCCGACGTCGCCATCGTGAATACCTGCGGCTTCATCGAGGACGCCAAGCGCGAGTCCATCGACGCCATCCTCCGGGTGGCCGCCCACAAGGAGACGGGGCTCAAGACCCTGGTGGTGGCGGGCTGCCTGGCCGAGCGCTACCGGGGCGAGCTGGCCCAGAGCCTGCCCGAGGTGGACCTCTTCATCGGCACGCGGGAGTACGACCGCCTGCCCGAGCTCCTGGCCGCCCGCGAGGAGGGCGCCCTGCCCGCGCGGGAGGCCTTCTCCGACACCTTGATGGACTACGGCCGCCGCCTCCCCCGCCTCCTGGCCGAGCCGGGCCCGAGCGCCTACCTCAAGGTGGCCGAGGGCTGCTCGCGCCCGTGCACCTTCTGCGTCATCCCGCGCTTCCGGGGCCGGTTCCGCTCCCGGCCGCTCGATCTCGTGGTGGAGGAGGCGGAGGCCTTGGCCGCCGCCGGGGTCAGGGAGGTGAACCTCCTCGCCCAGGAGATCACGAGCTACGGCACCGACCTGGGGATGGGTTTCTCGCTGGCGAAGCTCCTCGAGCGCCTGAACGCGGTGGAGGGCCTCCGCTGGATACGCGTCCTCTACAACTACCCGCGCGGGGTGACGGACGAGCTGCTGGACGCCTTCCGCGAGCTGCCCAAGGTGGTGGAGTACATCGACATGCCCCTCCAGCACGTCTCGACGCCGGTGCTCGCGGCCATGCGGCGGGGCATCGACGAGGCAGGCACCCGCGAGCTGGTGCGGCGCATCAAGGAGAGGGTCCCCGGCTGCGCCCTCCGCACCACCATGCTGGTGGGCTTTCCCGGGGAGACGGAGGCGGACTTCGAGAAGCTCCTGGCCTTCGCCGGGGAGACGCGCTTCGCCCGGCTCGGGGGCTTCGTCTACTCCCCCGAGGAGGGCTCCCTCGCGGCGCGGCTCCCGGATCAGGTGCCCAAGAAAACGGCCCGCGCCCGCCTCAAGCGGCTCCTCGCCCTCCAGGAGAGGATCATGCGGGAGGACAACCGCGCCCTCGCCGGGACGCGCGCCGAGGTTCTGGTCGAGGGCATGACGGCGGAGGGCCTCCTCCGGGGCCGCACCCGCCACCAGGCCCCCGAGGTGGACGGCGAGGTCTTCCTCCACGAGACCGAGGCCCAGCCGGGCGACATCATCCAAGCCGAGATCATCGGGGCCGCCGGGGTGGATTTGATTGCGCGGGGGGTGTAG
- a CDS encoding ABC transporter substrate-binding protein: MSRKTVVFAMALALLASTQPAGAQPAEIRRIGVLSPFTPSATALWHEAFRRGLRDLGWVEGRNIRVEYRYAEGREDRLPGLAADLVRLRVEVIVAAVSTDALVAKNFTKTIPIVMASTGDALGSGLVQSLARPGGNVTGLTQMAPEMGGKRLELLKEMVPGLSRVAVLWNPRGRISTLGWNETQLPARQLGIELHSVEVRSPGGLDKAFEEAKRTGAGALAIMPNPVFAGNMKRLAELAAKNRLPAVFHLKEFAETGGLVAYGPDRSDLFRRAALYVDKILKGAKPADLPVEQPIKFELVINLKTAKALGITIPPEVLQRADRVIR, translated from the coding sequence ATGAGCCGGAAGACCGTTGTCTTCGCCATGGCTCTCGCCCTCCTGGCCTCCACCCAGCCGGCCGGGGCGCAGCCTGCGGAAATCCGCCGGATAGGAGTCCTGTCGCCGTTCACTCCTTCCGCCACGGCGCTCTGGCACGAGGCGTTCCGGCGAGGCCTCCGCGACCTCGGATGGGTGGAGGGAAGGAACATCCGCGTCGAGTACCGGTACGCGGAGGGCAGGGAGGACCGCCTCCCCGGCCTCGCGGCGGATCTCGTCCGGCTCAGGGTCGAGGTCATCGTCGCGGCCGTCAGCACCGATGCGCTGGTCGCCAAGAACTTCACCAAGACAATTCCCATCGTCATGGCGTCTACGGGCGACGCCCTTGGCAGCGGGCTCGTTCAGAGCCTGGCCCGGCCTGGCGGCAACGTCACGGGGCTGACCCAAATGGCCCCGGAGATGGGTGGAAAGCGGCTGGAGCTGCTCAAGGAGATGGTCCCCGGCCTCTCCCGCGTGGCAGTGCTCTGGAACCCCAGGGGCCGGATCTCCACGCTCGGTTGGAACGAGACCCAGCTCCCGGCGCGGCAGCTGGGAATCGAGCTCCATTCGGTGGAGGTGCGGAGCCCGGGCGGTCTCGACAAGGCGTTCGAGGAGGCAAAGAGGACGGGCGCGGGCGCCCTTGCCATTATGCCCAACCCGGTGTTCGCGGGGAACATGAAACGGCTCGCGGAGCTGGCGGCCAAGAATCGCCTCCCGGCGGTATTTCACCTCAAGGAATTCGCGGAAACTGGCGGCCTCGTGGCGTATGGGCCGGACCGTTCCGACTTGTTCCGCCGCGCGGCCCTCTACGTGGACAAGATACTCAAGGGCGCCAAGCCCGCCGATCTCCCCGTCGAGCAGCCGATCAAGTTCGAGCTGGTGATCAACTTGAAGACGGCGAAGGCGCTGGGAATCACCATCCCGCCCGAGGTCTTGCAGCGGGCGGACCGGGTGATCCGGTGA
- a CDS encoding hydantoin racemase, translated as MRILVANPNTSEIVTGVIMRSAKRCALPGTELLPLTSPGGTRNIDCAYGDYMSAPHMIEAVRERAEQDRPDAVVLAGFGNVGVFALKEILDIPVCSISESSMAMACLLGHRFTALTMLEQFIPYQQDLVRLYGFEAKCASVRAININVEEAATGRERTLRELTAQVEKIVAEDRAEVVILACAGLCDYDRELSLASGIPVIDPVVAAVKMAESFVQMGLSHSKARKFHAPPQPLEAYRGELMGRAGT; from the coding sequence ATGCGGATTCTCGTCGCCAACCCGAACACCTCGGAGATCGTGACCGGGGTCATCATGCGCTCCGCGAAACGCTGCGCCCTGCCCGGGACGGAGCTCCTCCCCCTCACCTCCCCGGGCGGCACCCGGAACATCGACTGCGCCTACGGCGACTACATGAGCGCCCCGCACATGATCGAGGCGGTGCGCGAGCGGGCCGAGCAGGACCGGCCCGACGCCGTGGTGCTCGCGGGCTTCGGGAACGTGGGCGTCTTCGCCCTCAAGGAGATCCTGGACATCCCCGTCTGCTCCATCTCCGAGTCCAGCATGGCGATGGCCTGCCTGCTCGGCCACCGCTTCACCGCCCTCACCATGCTCGAGCAGTTCATCCCCTACCAGCAGGACCTCGTGCGGCTCTACGGCTTCGAGGCCAAGTGCGCCTCGGTCCGGGCCATCAACATCAACGTGGAGGAGGCCGCCACCGGCCGCGAGCGCACCCTGCGGGAGCTCACCGCCCAGGTCGAGAAGATCGTGGCCGAGGACCGGGCCGAGGTGGTCATCCTCGCCTGCGCGGGGCTGTGCGACTACGACCGGGAGCTGAGCCTGGCCTCGGGCATCCCCGTGATCGACCCGGTGGTGGCGGCGGTCAAGATGGCCGAGTCGTTCGTGCAGATGGGCCTCAGCCACTCCAAGGCTCGCAAGTTCCACGCCCCGCCCCAGCCCCTCGAGGCCTACCGGGGAGAGCTGATGGGCAGGGCGGGAACCTAA
- a CDS encoding carboxymuconolactone decarboxylase family protein — protein MPRIPEVPLPAKDPLARELFEAQEREHGFVFNTSRVYGRRPTIMRGINQLQEGINTSGLLEPGLKAMVCVRVAQINGCPF, from the coding sequence ATGCCCCGCATCCCCGAAGTCCCTCTCCCCGCGAAGGACCCGCTGGCGCGGGAGCTCTTCGAGGCGCAGGAGAGGGAGCACGGCTTCGTCTTCAACACCTCGCGCGTCTACGGCCGCCGGCCCACCATCATGCGCGGCATCAACCAGCTCCAGGAGGGCATCAACACCTCGGGGCTGCTCGAGCCTGGGCTCAAGGCGATGGTCTGCGTGCGGGTGGCCCAGATCAACGGCTGCCCCTTCTGA
- a CDS encoding ABC transporter substrate-binding protein, which produces MRRTIAVFVALFALLASAWPAEAQRQEEPRRIGFLSTGSPGPTASAVQAFLEGLRAHGWVVGRNLAIEYRWAGESRKSLQELAAEAARLPVDLIYVRTTPAALALKKTGTKLPVVFVLVSEPIGTGLVASLARPGGNFTGITSINRDLMPKRLELLKEVLPGLRRVGHVANPGYAIHKVQVKEMQEAARSFGMELVVFEARTLPEAERAFAAMAEARVGAFIMGQGHPFLSHPRQIIDLAARHRLPGMCLVGFWARDGCLISYGANAEDHHRRSAAYVDKILKGAKPADLPIERPTKIELFINLKTAKALGITIPPEVLQRADRVIK; this is translated from the coding sequence GTGCGTCGTACGATTGCCGTCTTCGTGGCACTCTTTGCCCTTCTCGCTTCCGCATGGCCGGCCGAAGCCCAGCGGCAGGAGGAGCCGCGCCGGATTGGGTTCCTGTCCACCGGCTCCCCCGGCCCCACGGCTTCCGCCGTCCAGGCGTTCCTCGAGGGGCTGCGGGCGCACGGCTGGGTCGTCGGCCGGAACCTCGCCATCGAGTACCGCTGGGCGGGGGAGAGCCGCAAGTCTCTCCAGGAGCTCGCGGCCGAGGCGGCCCGGCTTCCGGTGGATTTGATTTACGTGCGGACTACGCCCGCGGCGCTGGCCCTCAAGAAGACGGGGACGAAGCTCCCCGTCGTCTTCGTGCTCGTGAGCGAACCGATCGGGACCGGCCTGGTCGCCAGCCTGGCGCGGCCGGGGGGCAACTTCACGGGCATCACTTCCATCAACCGCGACTTGATGCCCAAGCGGCTGGAGCTCCTCAAGGAGGTTCTCCCGGGGCTCAGGCGGGTGGGCCACGTGGCGAATCCCGGCTATGCGATCCACAAGGTTCAGGTGAAGGAGATGCAGGAGGCCGCCCGGTCTTTTGGCATGGAGCTTGTCGTATTTGAAGCGCGCACCCTCCCCGAGGCGGAGCGCGCTTTCGCCGCCATGGCCGAGGCCCGGGTGGGGGCTTTCATCATGGGCCAGGGCCACCCGTTCCTCTCCCACCCGCGGCAGATCATCGACCTGGCCGCCCGGCACCGTCTCCCGGGAATGTGTTTAGTCGGCTTTTGGGCGCGCGATGGCTGCCTCATCTCCTACGGGGCGAACGCCGAGGATCACCACAGGCGCTCGGCGGCATACGTGGACAAGATCCTCAAGGGCGCGAAGCCGGCCGACCTCCCCATCGAGCGGCCTACGAAGATCGAGCTGTTCATCAACCTCAAGACGGCGAAGGCGCTGGGAATCACGATACCGCCGGAGGTCTTGCAGCGGGCGGACCGGGTGATCAAATGA
- a CDS encoding ABC transporter substrate-binding protein: protein MGKKTAVFFMILALLAPVPLAAAQQPAGKVWRIGILTSAWVPWHSQTNGFREGLSQLGYVEGRNVVFEALAAKGDSAVLPALAEELIRKKPDLLFCGAAPEALACQRATRTIPIVFTQTGDPVKLGLVESLARPGGNITGIGSLRGMLTAKRLELFKEIAPSLKRVLVTYDPREHEEKEAVEFARRAAARLGLTLIERPIADPLEIEPGLAELRKGGEEGILIVQANPNLNIPGRSLEVATSNAIPTMYPSSFWTQYGALASYGADQYEQGKQAARLAHKVLTGTLPQDIPVELPRDIKFVVNLKTAKRIGLTVPPEVLFRADRVIR, encoded by the coding sequence ATGGGGAAAAAGACAGCCGTCTTTTTCATGATTCTCGCCCTCCTGGCTCCTGTGCCCCTGGCCGCTGCGCAGCAGCCGGCGGGGAAGGTCTGGCGGATCGGGATTCTCACCTCGGCGTGGGTGCCCTGGCACTCCCAGACAAATGGCTTCCGGGAGGGCCTCTCGCAGCTCGGCTACGTCGAGGGGCGAAACGTCGTCTTCGAGGCTCTGGCGGCCAAGGGGGATTCGGCAGTGCTGCCCGCACTGGCCGAGGAGCTGATCCGGAAGAAGCCGGACCTCCTCTTCTGCGGCGCGGCCCCCGAGGCCCTGGCGTGCCAGCGGGCGACCCGGACCATCCCGATCGTGTTCACCCAGACCGGCGACCCCGTGAAGCTGGGGCTCGTGGAGAGCCTCGCCCGGCCGGGCGGGAACATCACCGGAATCGGGAGCCTGCGGGGGATGCTGACCGCCAAGCGCCTGGAGCTCTTCAAGGAGATCGCCCCCTCCCTCAAGCGGGTCCTGGTGACGTACGATCCGCGCGAGCACGAGGAAAAAGAGGCGGTGGAGTTCGCCCGGCGCGCGGCGGCCCGCCTGGGGCTGACGCTGATCGAGCGACCGATCGCCGATCCGCTGGAGATCGAGCCGGGACTCGCCGAGCTCCGGAAGGGGGGCGAGGAAGGGATACTGATCGTCCAGGCCAATCCGAACCTGAACATCCCGGGACGGAGCCTGGAGGTGGCCACATCCAACGCCATTCCGACCATGTATCCGTCTTCTTTTTGGACGCAATATGGGGCGCTGGCTTCCTACGGCGCGGACCAATACGAGCAGGGGAAGCAAGCCGCCCGGCTCGCCCACAAGGTCCTGACGGGGACGCTCCCCCAGGATATTCCCGTGGAACTCCCTCGGGACATCAAGTTCGTCGTCAACCTCAAGACCGCCAAGCGGATCGGCCTGACAGTGCCTCCCGAGGTGCTATTCCGTGCCGACCGCGTAATCCGGTAG
- a CDS encoding ABC transporter substrate-binding protein, producing the protein MKPKARRTLPQKTTGRRAASCLLAAVVLLGVLRAEAQRVRDPYRIGAITGAWAPNHPAVEGLKAGLKEMGIREGNDVLFDIRFTKGNFQAMPMAAAALIKAGANLIFTTNEAATKAAMATTQKIPIVFTGVGDPVAAGIVASFARPQGNVTGVSALFTELAPKRLEILKTIAPGLRRVLVIYEADDPQSIAAARKAQEAAPILRIGLLALPVRTSEELARSLKSLQPGDGLMAPDVAALDIPDQTLQASLSARVPIIFGPAFWAGHGALVSYGADYHAQGRQAARLVAKILRGARPQDLPVEGANKIDLIINLKTAKKIGLEIPPEMLMRADRVIK; encoded by the coding sequence ATGAAGCCCAAGGCGCGGCGAACGCTCCCACAGAAAACGACGGGCAGAAGGGCCGCTTCTTGCCTGCTGGCCGCGGTTGTTCTGCTGGGTGTTCTTCGAGCCGAGGCTCAGCGGGTCCGAGACCCTTATCGGATCGGGGCCATTACCGGGGCGTGGGCTCCCAATCACCCCGCTGTCGAAGGACTCAAGGCCGGTCTGAAGGAAATGGGCATCAGGGAAGGCAATGATGTGCTCTTTGACATCCGCTTCACAAAGGGGAACTTCCAGGCCATGCCCATGGCCGCGGCCGCGCTTATAAAGGCCGGGGCGAACCTCATCTTCACGACCAATGAAGCGGCGACCAAGGCGGCTATGGCCACTACCCAGAAGATTCCCATCGTCTTCACGGGGGTAGGCGACCCTGTGGCCGCCGGGATCGTCGCGAGTTTCGCCCGTCCCCAGGGTAACGTCACCGGGGTGTCGGCTCTTTTCACCGAACTGGCGCCTAAACGGCTGGAAATCCTCAAGACGATCGCCCCGGGCCTCCGCCGCGTCCTGGTGATATATGAGGCGGATGATCCCCAATCCATCGCGGCGGCCCGAAAGGCCCAGGAGGCCGCTCCCATCCTGCGGATCGGGCTGCTGGCTCTGCCGGTGCGGACGTCCGAGGAATTGGCCCGCAGTCTGAAGAGCCTGCAACCGGGCGACGGTCTCATGGCCCCGGACGTTGCGGCTCTCGACATTCCCGATCAGACGTTGCAGGCCTCGCTATCGGCTAGAGTGCCCATCATCTTTGGGCCAGCTTTTTGGGCTGGCCACGGTGCGCTGGTCTCGTACGGGGCCGATTATCATGCCCAGGGGCGCCAGGCGGCGCGGCTCGTCGCGAAAATCCTGCGGGGCGCCCGGCCCCAGGATCTTCCCGTCGAGGGCGCCAACAAGATCGATCTCATCATCAATCTCAAGACCGCCAAGAAGATCGGCCTGGAGATTCCGCCGGAGATGCTCATGCGGGCGGACCGGGTGATCAAGTGA
- a CDS encoding HAMP domain-containing protein translates to MTEGGGRRRRLVRDYYLISVLLIGGGLITSGLVELFFRYFENRDQIALFQREVASGAAFKIEQFVHEIERTMKGITKSREIVTKGISPEFQFELRKLLLISPPVTDALALDESGFGRVEVSRLRTVPPGQRRDLSASPAFRQAKQGKSYFGPVYFVRGSEPYMTIAMPIERFAGEVIGVLQAEVNLKYIWDVISGVRLGKAGYAYAVTRSGDLVAHPDISLVLQRRSLAGIPQAREAFAEGGPGGAGPRGAKGVNLQGASVFSSSARIPGLDWAVIVEQPVEEAYERLYASLLRTSGLLLLGLGTALLASVFVARRVVRPLGRLREGVEKIGAGDFGYRIELKTGDEIEALAEEFNKMGAALQEALSDKVRREVEEAERVNRMKRYLSPQIAEAVLKSGGEDPFRVRRREVTVIFLDLRGFTNFSDSTEPEEVFEFLRGYHGEMGRLIFKYEGTTERFAGDGIMVFFNDPIPQEDHTDRAVQMALEMQARVRELRPGWLRRGYDLDLGVGLAAGYATLGTVGFEGRMDYAAIGNVTNLAARLSSEAKGGQILTNQRTLGRVEDRAEAEPVGELQLKGLTRPVPTFNIVRWKAAQKVV, encoded by the coding sequence GTGACGGAAGGCGGAGGTCGGCGCAGGCGGCTCGTCCGCGACTATTACCTCATTTCGGTCCTCCTGATCGGCGGCGGGCTGATCACGAGCGGCTTGGTGGAGCTCTTCTTCCGCTACTTCGAGAACCGGGATCAAATCGCCCTCTTTCAGCGGGAGGTTGCGTCCGGGGCCGCATTCAAGATCGAGCAGTTCGTCCACGAGATCGAGCGGACGATGAAGGGCATCACCAAGAGCCGGGAGATCGTCACCAAGGGGATATCCCCCGAGTTCCAGTTCGAGCTTCGGAAGCTCCTCCTGATCTCCCCCCCCGTCACGGATGCCCTGGCGCTGGACGAGTCGGGGTTCGGGCGGGTGGAGGTTTCGCGCCTGCGGACCGTGCCCCCCGGCCAGCGGCGCGACCTGTCCGCTTCCCCCGCCTTCCGCCAGGCGAAGCAGGGGAAGTCCTATTTCGGCCCCGTCTACTTCGTTCGGGGCTCCGAGCCCTACATGACCATCGCGATGCCCATCGAGCGCTTCGCGGGGGAGGTTATCGGCGTCCTCCAGGCCGAGGTGAACCTCAAGTACATCTGGGACGTGATCTCCGGCGTCCGGCTCGGGAAGGCGGGCTACGCCTACGCCGTCACCCGCTCGGGGGACCTCGTCGCCCACCCGGACATCAGCCTGGTCCTTCAGCGGAGGAGCCTGGCCGGGATTCCGCAGGCGCGCGAGGCGTTCGCCGAAGGCGGGCCGGGCGGGGCGGGGCCGCGGGGCGCGAAAGGCGTGAACCTCCAAGGCGCCTCGGTCTTCAGCTCCTCCGCGCGTATTCCCGGGCTGGACTGGGCCGTCATCGTCGAGCAGCCGGTGGAGGAGGCCTACGAGAGGCTCTACGCCTCCCTTCTCAGGACCTCCGGCCTCCTCCTCTTGGGGCTCGGGACGGCGCTCCTGGCGAGCGTTTTTGTGGCGCGGCGGGTGGTGCGCCCCCTCGGGCGGCTGCGCGAGGGCGTGGAGAAGATCGGGGCGGGGGACTTCGGCTACCGGATCGAGCTCAAGACCGGCGACGAAATCGAGGCCTTGGCGGAGGAGTTCAACAAGATGGGGGCCGCCCTCCAGGAGGCTCTCTCGGACAAGGTTCGCCGCGAGGTGGAGGAGGCGGAGCGGGTGAACCGGATGAAGCGCTACCTCTCTCCGCAGATCGCCGAGGCGGTCCTCAAGAGCGGGGGCGAAGACCCCTTCCGGGTCCGGCGGCGTGAGGTGACGGTTATCTTCCTGGACCTGCGCGGTTTCACGAACTTCTCGGACAGCACCGAGCCCGAGGAGGTCTTCGAGTTTTTGCGGGGCTACCACGGCGAGATGGGCCGGCTCATCTTCAAATACGAGGGAACGACCGAGCGCTTTGCGGGGGACGGGATCATGGTCTTCTTCAACGATCCCATCCCGCAGGAGGACCACACCGACCGGGCGGTCCAGATGGCCCTGGAGATGCAGGCCCGCGTCCGGGAGCTCCGCCCGGGGTGGCTGCGGCGGGGGTACGACCTCGACCTGGGCGTGGGCTTGGCGGCCGGCTACGCGACCCTGGGGACCGTCGGGTTCGAGGGGAGGATGGACTACGCCGCCATCGGCAACGTGACGAACCTCGCCGCCCGCCTCTCCTCGGAGGCCAAGGGCGGCCAGATCCTCACCAACCAGCGAACGCTCGGCAGGGTGGAGGACCGGGCCGAGGCCGAGCCGGTCGGCGAGCTGCAGCTCAAGGGCCTAACGCGCCCCGTGCCCACCTTCAACATCGTGCGGTGGAAGGCGGCGCAGAAAGTGGTATGA
- a CDS encoding ABC transporter substrate-binding protein, which yields MTKSFAGFFIALALFALTYPAGGQDRARIPRIGFLGNSTAAREAHLVGPFREGLRDLGYVEGQNILIEYRWAEGRYERFPALLADLIALKVDVIVSAGTPAAFAVKKATSSIPFVMVAVGDPVGTGLINSLARPGGNITGLTSIAADLEGKRLELLREVIPELSHVAVLWNPASAFQVVSEKEVQAAAPVLGIKVLSLGVRAREQLDDAFAAILRERPSALVVLADRLFLHHRKSIVDFITQNRLPGVYAYQELVELGGLMSYGPSYSGMHRRAAYYVDKILKGAKPADLPVERPANFELVVNLKAAKALGIAIPPEVLLRADRVIK from the coding sequence ATGACCAAGAGCTTCGCCGGCTTCTTCATAGCCTTGGCCTTGTTCGCTTTGACCTATCCCGCAGGAGGGCAGGATCGGGCAAGGATTCCCAGGATAGGCTTCTTGGGGAACTCCACCGCCGCCCGTGAGGCGCATCTCGTTGGCCCTTTTCGCGAAGGGTTGCGTGACCTCGGCTACGTCGAGGGACAGAACATCTTGATCGAGTACCGATGGGCGGAAGGGAGATATGAGCGCTTCCCCGCCCTGCTCGCCGATTTGATCGCCCTGAAGGTGGACGTGATCGTTTCCGCTGGAACGCCGGCTGCCTTCGCCGTCAAGAAGGCGACGTCCTCGATTCCTTTCGTGATGGTGGCCGTCGGAGATCCTGTCGGGACAGGTCTCATCAACAGCCTCGCTCGCCCCGGCGGAAACATCACGGGGCTGACCTCGATTGCGGCTGACCTGGAAGGGAAGCGGCTGGAGTTGCTGCGGGAGGTCATTCCCGAGCTCTCTCATGTGGCTGTCCTTTGGAATCCCGCCAGCGCTTTTCAGGTGGTCTCCGAGAAGGAGGTGCAGGCCGCGGCCCCGGTCCTGGGGATAAAAGTTCTGTCTCTGGGGGTGCGAGCCAGGGAGCAGTTAGACGATGCCTTTGCGGCGATTCTTCGAGAACGGCCAAGCGCCCTCGTCGTGTTGGCGGATCGTCTCTTCCTGCACCACCGCAAGAGCATCGTGGACTTCATCACCCAAAACCGCCTGCCGGGGGTGTACGCGTACCAAGAGTTGGTGGAACTAGGTGGTTTGATGTCCTATGGGCCAAGCTACTCGGGCATGCACAGGCGCGCCGCCTACTACGTGGACAAGATCCTGAAAGGAGCCAAGCCCGCCGATCTCCCCGTCGAGCGGCCGGCCAATTTCGAGCTGGTGGTCAACCTCAAGGCGGCCAAGGCGCTGGGCATCGCCATCCCGCCCGAGGTGCTCTTAAGGGCGGACAGGGTGATCAAATGA